The nucleotide sequence TTTGGAAAGCCATGGTCATGTCCTCGAGCTCCGAGCTGATCCATGACCATACTTTAGCCAAAGCTAGGAAATCAAGAATACAAGCAAGCAAGTAGGAAAAGGAAAAGAGAACGGACGAATTCCTCACTTGCTGCCTAAGCAATTTAAGCTTTAGCTTTTGCTAAACACGGGAGCACGAAACCGGCGCTATGTATCTTGTCTTTTGACCAGGATCCATGACAGTTGCTGATTAAGTTTGCACAAGTTTATACTGGTTGCATTGGGTAGATACCTTGTGTAAGTATTGTGTTCCTGTAGCCAGTTTGCGATCATTGCCAATAACAGCTGTACGGGTAAAAGGATTGCGAAGAAAGAAAGGCCAGTATTGTATCTCCTCCCTCTCTCGGACCAATTCAGAATGTTTGGAACTTTACTTGTCGGTGGATTTTTCTGCCAAATTTAAATTTGTAATTTCCCTAACTGGAAGGATTTTAATAGGATTCTAGTACGATTTGAGAATTTATCATTCAATAGTTTGGGCTAGACACTTTCAATATTTTTTAGTACAATTTACCATCTAATGAGACTCCGAAAGCTCGAAAGGGAAAACATGTATCATGCCAAAATAAGTGTATCGACAAACATGTCAATTTCTTTGTATCCAATAAAAAATAGTACTCTCTTCATTTAtactattataagatgttttggatatatCAATGTGGACTACATActgactgaaatgagtgaacaaacacactaaaacgtatTCCTATCTACTTGCATAAAAAAGTAAGAATATCTTATAATAATGAACAAAGAATACATCACAACGATGATGGATATTTCGTACTAGAAACAACAACAAAAGTTAACATGAAATTTGTTCTTATGCATATTCAAAAGTTTCTATAAAGAAGTGTTTATGTGGGTCCCTTGAAGTTGAAGCTTTTCTTTCCCCTATAAACCTCCTCTCCTCCCGCTGCCTGCACACTCCATCAGCCCCTAGATAAGCTCATCCCTTAAGCTAATCACTCTCACACTCTTCTTCCATAATCCGCGCGGCGGCCCATGGAGCCTGGGCTGGCGCGGCGGCTGTGGCACGTTGTGCTCGCCGTGTGCCACATGCTGCGCCGCGGACTCTGCCGCAAGCGGCTCATGATGGACCTGCACCTCCTCCTCGGCCGCGGCAAGCTCGCCGGTCGCGCGCTTCGCGGCCTCCTAGCCCAACCCGCCACGGCCCATGGCCATGGCCAccgcatctcctcctcctccacttccGCCATGGCGTCGTTCTACGGACACCACGCGCGGGCGGTGGAGTTCAGctgcaccaccacgccgtcgtacccGCAGTACTACGGGCTCTTCCCCTTTAAGAGCCGCGGCGGGCGCAGCGGAGGCGGTCGGGGCACCGCCCGCG is from Triticum aestivum cultivar Chinese Spring chromosome 1B, IWGSC CS RefSeq v2.1, whole genome shotgun sequence and encodes:
- the LOC123089424 gene encoding uncharacterized protein, coding for MEPGLARRLWHVVLAVCHMLRRGLCRKRLMMDLHLLLGRGKLAGRALRGLLAQPATAHGHGHRISSSSTSAMASFYGHHARAVEFSCTTTPSYPQYYGLFPFKSRGGRSGGGRGTARDDYGGLDAAAVARAFEMMSADVESGRATPAVAGMATATPSPMVAWILGRSPAGVRRLRVTDSPFPVVPEDGNSGSNERVDAEADDFIRRFYEQLRIQHSIAIPEC